A window of Candidatus Binatia bacterium genomic DNA:
GCTCGCGCCCGGTCATGGCCGTACCCGCAAAGCCGCTGCCGATCTCGAACCCCTTCGTCGCCGGCAACGACAGCATCGCTTTGGCAAGATCGGCCTCCAGCCGGTCGAACACGGGCTCGCCGAGCCCGGCCGGAACGCCGCGGCACACGCACTCGACAATACCGCCGAGGGAGTCGCCGGCACGACGCGCCGCTTCGATGCGCTCGATCATCGCCGACGCCGACGCCGCGTCCGGGCAGCGGACGAGGTTCGCTTCCACCGCGGCCGCCGTCACACTTGCCGGATCGATTTGCGCCTCGACCCCGTGGACCCGCGTGACATAGGCCAGTACCTCCACCTGCGCGGCCACCCGCAGCAGCTTACGCGCGACGGCGCCGGCCGCCACCCGGCCGACCGTCTCGCGCGCGGATGCCCGCCCGCCGCCCCGCCAATCGCGGATGCCGTACTTCGCCTCGTACGTGTAATCCGCGTGCGAAGGACGGTAGACGTCCTTGAAATCCGCGTACGCACTCGGACGCGCGTCGGTGTTCCGCACCAGGATCGCAATCGGCGTTCCGAGCGTCATCCCCTCGTACAGACCAGATAGGACCTCCGCCCGATCGGGCTCGCTGCGCGGCGTGGTGATCCGACTCTGCCCCGGACGGCGCCGGTCGAGGTCGTACTGGATCTCCTCGGCAGTCACCGGCAACCGCGGCGGACAGCCGTCCACGACTACCCCGACGGCACCGCCGTGGGACTCACCGAAGGTAGTCAAGCGGAACAACCGCCCGAAAGTCGATCCCATGAAGCGAGTCTATGGGAGGCTCGCGGCCACGACAAGCGCCACGCCGGGACAGTCAGACGACGTAACCGCGCGGCCCGGAAGCCACCAGCACCGGTTCGCCGTAGCACAAGGCATGCTCGGGACCGATCTCGATCTGATTGAGCGCTATCTGAAATCGCTGCAGCGGACTTTCAACCAGCACCGCCAGCCGGAAGCTGCCGTCGGCACGCACCACTGCGGGTTCGAAAGCCTGCACGGTGTGGAGCACCTCCCAGCCCTCGCGGGTAACGATCCGACTCCACTCCTCGGCGGAAGCGACAACGTACGAGTGCACCCAGCGGACACTGGCCCACAGCTCCTGCATGGCGAGCCAGTAGTCGAACGCCCCGACGGCGGTGTCGGGAAAGGAGAAGTGCCGGTACAGGAGTTCCACGTCCTGCGTCGGACCTCCGGCGCCGCCCGAGGCGAGCGCGTCGGGCGGCGGATGCCAGTCGAGCACCTGGCGAATGCGGTTGACGTCCGTCGTCGTGCGCGCAACGAACGGGCGCACCAGCAGATCGCGACCGCGCTGCCCGAAGAACCGATACCGAACGCACCGGTCGAACGGCAACTCGACGTCGGGGATCGCAGCGAGAACGGCCGCGGCGTTGGCCTCGAAGGTTTCCTCCCAGTACGCCGCCTCCGGAACTCGCGGCGGCACGCCGCAGTCGTCGAGCGCACGCTGGCGGGCCGCGGCGATCGCGGATGTAACCGCACGCACGTGCGCCGCCGGAACGAACTCGACCGTCATGCAACCAGCCTCGCCACTTGCCGCGGTAAACGCAAGCGACGGCTCGCCGATCGATCGGCCGGGACGCGTACAGGTCGGCAAACGCGGGCGATCGACAGGCCCAGGTCGATCGCCGCCCGATTCGGTCCTGCGAGGCCGTTTCAGCTCCGGCCAGCCACCCGCCGGCAGACGCAAGCCCAACCTCTCGAGCGGTCCCCCGCCGTCCGCGCGTCACAGCCGGCGCAAGTACCGTAACAGCGTACGCACGCCGAAACCGGTCGCGCCGCGCGGATGCGCGGGCAACGGCTTGTCCGTAACGACCGTGCTCGAGAAATCGATGTGCGCCCAGGCCGGCGCGGTGACGAACTCGCGCAGAAAGAGCCCGCCGATGATCGTACCCGCACCGGCACCATCGCCAATGTTCTTGAGGTCGGCTACCAGACTGTCAAGCTCGCCGCGGTAGTCGGCAATCAAGGGCAGCTCCCAGAGGTTCTCCCCGCAGGCACGGCCGGCGGCGATGAGATCGCGGGCAAGATCGGCGTCGGTGGCCATGATCGCCGCGCACCGACTCCCGAGAGCGGTGCGCACGGCGGCGGTGAGCGTGGCCAGATCGATGAGCACGTCCGGCTTGCGCGCGCTGGCATAAGACAGTGCATCGGCAAGCACGAGTCGACCTTCCGCGTCGGTGTTGAGCACCTCGATGCTCTTGCCGTTGGCAGCGCGCACAACGTCGCCCGGCTTGAGGGCGCCGCTCCCCGGCATGTTCTCGGCGGCGGCCACGTAGCCGCGCACTTCCACGGCAACTCCGAGGGTACGCACCACGCTCATGGCACCGAGGACCGCGGCGGCACCTGCCATGTCGCGCTTCTGTACCTGCATGGACTCGGCGGGTTTGAGCGACAGACCGCCGCTGTCGAAGGTGATGCCCTTGCCGGCGAGAGCCACGCACGGCCCACCCGGCCGGCGCCGGCGGGGCGTATACACGAGCTCGATGAAGCAGGGCGGCTGGTCGCTGCCCTGAGAGACGCCGAGAATGGCCCCCATGCGTGCCCGGCGGAGACCCGGTCCGGTTAACACGCGAACCCGCAGGCGCTGGTCGCGGGCGATGCGGCGGGCCTCTCTGGCGAGGTAGGTCGGCGTCGCGATCGCGGCGGGAAGATTCACCAGGTCGCGCGCATACGAAGTTGCGCGCGCGCCGGCGCGCGCTGCCGCGACCGCGGTTTCCAGTTCCGGCTCGCGCGCGGGCACTAGAACGGCAACCTGCCGGACCCCGGCCGTCGACGCGGGTGCGCTCTTCAGATGATCGAACGTGTAGGCCCCTAGGATGAATCCCTCGG
This region includes:
- the aroC gene encoding chorismate synthase, with the protein product MGSTFGRLFRLTTFGESHGGAVGVVVDGCPPRLPVTAEEIQYDLDRRRPGQSRITTPRSEPDRAEVLSGLYEGMTLGTPIAILVRNTDARPSAYADFKDVYRPSHADYTYEAKYGIRDWRGGGRASARETVGRVAAGAVARKLLRVAAQVEVLAYVTRVHGVEAQIDPASVTAAAVEANLVRCPDAASASAMIERIEAARRAGDSLGGIVECVCRGVPAGLGEPVFDRLEADLAKAMLSLPATKGFEIGSGFAGTAMTGREHNDPFAADADGKIRTTSNRSGGVQGGISNGEDVVFRVAFKPTATISQAQQTVDRSGQAVALEARGRHDPCVLPRAVPVVEAMACLVLADHYLRQRAQCGG
- a CDS encoding leucyl aminopeptidase — its product is MLRVDMEVGSPTEVRADLLALAVGPDETASLAEIDRRLRGRLGAALRARRFGGKEGEAVVCEAADELEVRYVLVVGCGGASEPSVWYKFAQAALTRAPELGATRIAVSVPAARRRAEVVEAIAEGFILGAYTFDHLKSAPASTAGVRQVAVLVPAREPELETAVAAARAGARATSYARDLVNLPAAIATPTYLAREARRIARDQRLRVRVLTGPGLRRARMGAILGVSQGSDQPPCFIELVYTPRRRRPGGPCVALAGKGITFDSGGLSLKPAESMQVQKRDMAGAAAVLGAMSVVRTLGVAVEVRGYVAAAENMPGSGALKPGDVVRAANGKSIEVLNTDAEGRLVLADALSYASARKPDVLIDLATLTAAVRTALGSRCAAIMATDADLARDLIAAGRACGENLWELPLIADYRGELDSLVADLKNIGDGAGAGTIIGGLFLREFVTAPAWAHIDFSSTVVTDKPLPAHPRGATGFGVRTLLRYLRRL